From a region of the Zingiber officinale cultivar Zhangliang chromosome 4B, Zo_v1.1, whole genome shotgun sequence genome:
- the LOC121976046 gene encoding sister chromatid cohesion protein PDS5 homolog A-like isoform X2, which yields MATEKELVDDIRDVGKQLESPPADVDDLLTLLDQTEQLLMRVHQAPSQSIMDALHPAMSLLVDKKLLRHPNEDVKAIVASCTNEIMRITAPDAPYNDDLMKEVFGNIVDTLDKLDDISNDSFFKRVSILDTFAKVRSFIVMLDLECDALVLNMFRIFLRTIRPNHSESIFSSMETIMTVLLEESDYISEGLLFCLLDVVKIDNKNTLPIAHKLAERVITACASKLKPYLGKFVKPRVCLKDYSKVVASIIEGNYDFGGQNAVNSANVKELANTKREGSDGTKPKMLAAAKRKIVGEVSSVKQNSEKDVAGETRKKIRKLDERLVGDRIQVWWPDDQQFYTGTIKEYDHVTKKHKVLYDDGDVEILLLKEERWMFASEIRTSPTCDFADDAKDAIDASLDNKAVNTKSNSTAGETNVQTVIKSTVASSELPKRKGRPPKVGRSIQSKLMEDVSPKVEQKPLFKDMHEPRSKVTELGFTEQKPLFNDEDILRSKQNESTKLDQKPKDIPSLNASGGEPKTSLNPQKQNS from the exons ATGGCCACCGAGAAGGAATTGGTGGACGATATTAGGGacgtcgggaagcagctcgaatcTCCTCCCGCCGACGTCGACGATCTCCTCACCCTGCTGGAC CAAACTGAGCAACTCTTAATGAGAGTCCATCAAGCACCAAGTCAGTCAATTATGGACGCGCTTCATCCTGCAATGAGTTTGTTGGTCGACAAGAAACTTTTGAGGCATCCAAATGAAGATGTGAAAGCGATAGTTGCTTCATGTACAAATGAAATTATGAGAATCACTGCACCTGATGCTCCATATAATGATGATTTAATGAAG GAAGTGTTCGGGAACATAGTTGACACACTTGACAAATTGGATGACATATCTAATGACTCATTCTTTAAGAGGGTTTCTATTCTTGACACCTTTGCCAAAGTTCGATCATTTATTGTGATGTTGGATCTTGAATGTGATGCTCTGGTTTTGAATATGTTCCGCATTTTCCTTAGAACAATTCG GCCAAATCATAGTGAGAGCATCTTTTCTTCCATGGAAACCATTATGACAGTTTTATTGGAAGAAAGTGATTACATCTCAgaaggacttctcttctgcctttTGGATGTTGTTAAAATTGATAATAAA AACACATTACCAATTGCTCACAAGCTCGCAGAAAGAGTAATCACAGCATGTGCCTCAAAACTAAAACCATATTTAGGGAAATTTGTTAAGCCAAGGGTTTGCTTAAAAGATTACAGCAAAGTTGTTGCTTCCATAATCGAAGGAAATTATGATTTTGGAGGGCAAAATGCCGTAAATTCTGCCAATGTTAAG GAACTAGCAAATACAAAGAGAGAGGGCTCAGATG GAACAAAACCAAAAATGCTGGCAGCTGCAAAGCGTAAGATTGTTGGGGAAGTTTCATCTGTAAAGCAGAACTCAGAGAAAGATGTTGCAGGAGAGACGAGGAAGAAG ATAAGAAAACTGGATGAGAGATTAGTTGGTGATAGAATTCAAGTATGGTGGCCGGATGATCAGCA GTTTTACACTGGCACGATTAAGGAGTATGATCACGTCACTAAAAAACATAAG gTCTTATATGATGATGGGGACGTGGAGATACTTTTGCTCAAGGAAGAGCGTTGGATGTTTGCCAGTGAAATAAGAACATCTCCAACGTGTGATTTTGCA GATGATGCAAAAGATGCTATTGATGCTTCTTTGGACAA CAAAGCGGTAAACACAAAATCAAATTCTACAGCTGGAGAAACAAATGTGCAGACAGTGATCAAGAG TACTGTTGCCAGTTCTGAACTGCCAAAGCGAAAAGGCCGACCACCTAAAGTTGGAAGGTCTATCCAATCTAAGTTGATGGAAGATGTTTCTCCCAAGGTTGAACAGAAGCCTTTGTTCAAGGATATGCATGAACCTAGAAGCAAAGTCACTGAACTTGGCTTCACTGAACAGAAGCCTTTGTTCAATGATGAGGACATACTGAGAAGTAAACAGAATGAATCCACTAAACTGGATCAAAAACCAAAGGATATACCTTCCCTGAATGCAAGTGGTGGAGAACCAAAGACGAGTTTAAATCCCCAAAAACAGAACAGCTAA
- the LOC121976046 gene encoding uncharacterized protein LOC121976046 isoform X1 — protein MATEKELVDDIRDVGKQLESPPADVDDLLTLLDQTEQLLMRVHQAPSQSIMDALHPAMSLLVDKKLLRHPNEDVKAIVASCTNEIMRITAPDAPYNDDLMKEVFGNIVDTLDKLDDISNDSFFKRVSILDTFAKVRSFIVMLDLECDALVLNMFRIFLRTIRPNHSESIFSSMETIMTVLLEESDYISEGLLFCLLDVVKIDNKNTLPIAHKLAERVITACASKLKPYLGKFVKPRVCLKDYSKVVASIIEGNYDFGGQNAVNSANVKELANTKREGSDGETLNITSPRLNPAESSDKFRLKVGCSYGSNNSGTKPKMLAAAKRKIVGEVSSVKQNSEKDVAGETRKKIRKLDERLVGDRIQVWWPDDQQFYTGTIKEYDHVTKKHKVLYDDGDVEILLLKEERWMFASEIRTSPTCDFADDAKDAIDASLDNKAVNTKSNSTAGETNVQTVIKSTVASSELPKRKGRPPKVGRSIQSKLMEDVSPKVEQKPLFKDMHEPRSKVTELGFTEQKPLFNDEDILRSKQNESTKLDQKPKDIPSLNASGGEPKTSLNPQKQNS, from the exons ATGGCCACCGAGAAGGAATTGGTGGACGATATTAGGGacgtcgggaagcagctcgaatcTCCTCCCGCCGACGTCGACGATCTCCTCACCCTGCTGGAC CAAACTGAGCAACTCTTAATGAGAGTCCATCAAGCACCAAGTCAGTCAATTATGGACGCGCTTCATCCTGCAATGAGTTTGTTGGTCGACAAGAAACTTTTGAGGCATCCAAATGAAGATGTGAAAGCGATAGTTGCTTCATGTACAAATGAAATTATGAGAATCACTGCACCTGATGCTCCATATAATGATGATTTAATGAAG GAAGTGTTCGGGAACATAGTTGACACACTTGACAAATTGGATGACATATCTAATGACTCATTCTTTAAGAGGGTTTCTATTCTTGACACCTTTGCCAAAGTTCGATCATTTATTGTGATGTTGGATCTTGAATGTGATGCTCTGGTTTTGAATATGTTCCGCATTTTCCTTAGAACAATTCG GCCAAATCATAGTGAGAGCATCTTTTCTTCCATGGAAACCATTATGACAGTTTTATTGGAAGAAAGTGATTACATCTCAgaaggacttctcttctgcctttTGGATGTTGTTAAAATTGATAATAAA AACACATTACCAATTGCTCACAAGCTCGCAGAAAGAGTAATCACAGCATGTGCCTCAAAACTAAAACCATATTTAGGGAAATTTGTTAAGCCAAGGGTTTGCTTAAAAGATTACAGCAAAGTTGTTGCTTCCATAATCGAAGGAAATTATGATTTTGGAGGGCAAAATGCCGTAAATTCTGCCAATGTTAAG GAACTAGCAAATACAAAGAGAGAGGGCTCAGATGGTGAGACTCTTAACATTACATCTCCAAGACTAAACCCGGCTGAGAGTTCTGATAAATTTAGATTAAAAGTAGGTTGTTCTTATGGCTCAAATAATTCAGGAACAAAACCAAAAATGCTGGCAGCTGCAAAGCGTAAGATTGTTGGGGAAGTTTCATCTGTAAAGCAGAACTCAGAGAAAGATGTTGCAGGAGAGACGAGGAAGAAG ATAAGAAAACTGGATGAGAGATTAGTTGGTGATAGAATTCAAGTATGGTGGCCGGATGATCAGCA GTTTTACACTGGCACGATTAAGGAGTATGATCACGTCACTAAAAAACATAAG gTCTTATATGATGATGGGGACGTGGAGATACTTTTGCTCAAGGAAGAGCGTTGGATGTTTGCCAGTGAAATAAGAACATCTCCAACGTGTGATTTTGCA GATGATGCAAAAGATGCTATTGATGCTTCTTTGGACAA CAAAGCGGTAAACACAAAATCAAATTCTACAGCTGGAGAAACAAATGTGCAGACAGTGATCAAGAG TACTGTTGCCAGTTCTGAACTGCCAAAGCGAAAAGGCCGACCACCTAAAGTTGGAAGGTCTATCCAATCTAAGTTGATGGAAGATGTTTCTCCCAAGGTTGAACAGAAGCCTTTGTTCAAGGATATGCATGAACCTAGAAGCAAAGTCACTGAACTTGGCTTCACTGAACAGAAGCCTTTGTTCAATGATGAGGACATACTGAGAAGTAAACAGAATGAATCCACTAAACTGGATCAAAAACCAAAGGATATACCTTCCCTGAATGCAAGTGGTGGAGAACCAAAGACGAGTTTAAATCCCCAAAAACAGAACAGCTAA